Proteins co-encoded in one Eriocheir sinensis breed Jianghai 21 chromosome 5, ASM2467909v1, whole genome shotgun sequence genomic window:
- the LOC126983669 gene encoding uncharacterized protein LOC126983669 isoform X2 yields the protein MVAGGQAEDEDNYVDKPRVPTVLPRVALVHGQCRVVDEPGEDGNRTQPPRGAAVLRDEPPQQEPEYLYFGSEGEGGEPIYDDFDLPAPVHEEPIYDDIDLPAPVHEEPIYDDIDLPAPVHEEPIYDDFDLT from the coding sequence ATGGTCGCCGGCGGCCAGGCAGAGGATGAGGACAACTACGTGGACAAGCCTAGGGTCCCCACCGTGCTCCCGCGCGTGGCGTTGGTGCACGGGCAGTGCCGCGTCGTCGACGAGCCTGGGGAGGACGGTAACCGTACGCAGCCGCCCAGGGGCGCCGCGGTGCTCCGGGACGAGCCGCCGCAGCAGGAGCCTGAGTATCTGTACTTCGGCAGCGAGGGGGAGGGCGGAGAGCCAATCTACGACGATTTTGACTTGCCTGCACCGGTCCACGAAGAGCCAATCTACGACGATATTGACTTGCCTGCACCGGTCCACGAAGAGCCAATCTACGACGATATTGACTTGCCTGCACCGGTCCACGAAGAGCCAATCTACGACGATTTTgacttaacataa